In the genome of Palaemon carinicauda isolate YSFRI2023 chromosome 15, ASM3689809v2, whole genome shotgun sequence, one region contains:
- the LOC137654139 gene encoding uncharacterized protein, with protein sequence MDCLQQNEPVPMCSQIANLNPFLDEQGMLRVGGRIVNSDLRLKEKKPIIVPGRHHIAMLLVRHYHGKVRHQGRHFTDGAVRSAGFWIVGGKRLISSFIHKCVTCRKLRGKTECQIMSDLPEDRLEPSPPFTNVGVDAFGPWTIVSHRTRGGYANSKRWAILFSCLVTRAVHIELIEEMSSSAFINTVRRFISLRSQVKIFRSDRGTNFIGAVDKLRIDSINVEDGPFRKFLYNSGTTWIFNPPHSSHMGGAWERMIGITRRILDSMLLNHTGKSLTHDVLNTFLTEVSAIINSRPLVPVSTDPEDPLILTPTMLLTQKTDYIFTSDQLGDFNERDLHLVEWKRVQALASIFWSRWRKEYLPLLQQQQRQKWIEHRRDLVKGDVVLLKDKNLCRTQWPMGVIMNPLKSSDDHVRKAEVRTIVNGKPTIYTRPIVDMILLVENCL encoded by the coding sequence ATGGACTGTCTTCAGCAAAATGAACCGGTACCAATGTGCAGTCAGATAGCCAACCTCAATCCATTCTTGGACGAACAAGGGATGCTACGAGTAGGAGGCCGAATAGTCAATTCTGACTTGAGGTTGAAAGAAAAGAAACCCATAATTGTACCAGGACGTCATCATATAGCAATGCTGTTAGTCAGACACTACCATGGTAAAGTCAGACATCAGGGCAGACACTTCACTGATGGAGCAGTTAGATCCGCTGGATTCTGGATTGTTGGAGGGAAACGCTTGATTTCATCATTCATTCACAAGTGTGTGACATGTCGTAAGCTAAGAGGAAAGACGGAGTGTCAAATCATGTCTGATTTACCGGAGGATCGTCTTGAGCCATCACCTCCATTTACAAATGTAGGAGTAGATGCCTTTGGACCATGGACAATAGTTTCACATAGAACTCGCGGTGGATATGCTAACTCCAAGCGTTGGGCTATACTTTTTTCTTGCCTAGTAACCAGAGCTGTTCATATCGAGCTTATTGAAGAGATGAGCTCCTCGGCTTTTATTAACACCGTCAGACGATTTATATCTCTAAGAAGTCAAGTGAAAATATTCCGGTCCGACCGTGGAACTAATTTTATTGGTGCAGTCGACAAGCTGAGAATAGACTCTATTAACGTCGAGGATGGACCTTTCAGGAAATTCTTGTACAATTCAGGAACTACTTGGATCTTTAATCCACCCCATTCCTCTCACATGGGAGGAGCATGGGAAAGGATGATTGGCATCACCAGGAGGATACTAGACTCCATGTTGTTAAACCATACCGGAAAAAGCCTAACACATGATGTACTAAACACGTTCCTGACAGAAGTGTCGGCGATAATTAACTCCAGGCCTCTAGTACCTGTGTCAACAGATCCAGAAGACCCATTAATCTTAACACCAACTATGTTATTAACTCAGAAGACAGATTATATCTTCACATCGGATCAATTAGGAGACTTCAATGAAAGAGACTTGCATCTTGTAGAGTGGAAACGTGTGCAAGCTTTAGCCAGTATCTTTTGGTCTCGTTGGAGAAAGGAGTATTTACCGTTATTACAGCAACAGCAACGTCAGAAATGGATTGAGCATCGCCGAGATCTTGTCAAAGGAGATGTGGTCCTACTCAAGGACAAAAACTTATGTCGTACCCAATGGCCAATGGGTGTAATAATGAATCCTCTGAAAAGTTCCGACGATCATGTCCGGAAAGCTGAAGTGCGTACCATCGTCAACGGTAAACCGACCATCTACACACGTCCAATCGTGGATATGATTCTTCTTGTAGAGAACTGTCTATAA
- the LOC137654140 gene encoding uncharacterized protein: MDQEEQDAKGADGEQNPETIRRSEFDIKLSNEIPGAQPETRHARSLTQRGQEAYIERRDKFCQQLEDLWSEIQPQLEEVRTPPNDVQLLLEAQEKLLQSYTKHQRLVDEYGAFLKGMKTLKSIKDLNACTSLTEVRSAKVNLVIALLHDHFRNLTQAQYTKSRSSKSIRTSESGCSRGSDLSSLARRKRAKAEAARVKIAYAEKQAMIFKQEAMLEEQVTLRKLELEQEAAHADREKAELKATLNLLEIQREAAAAEAEARVLECDNSQAVSHLPEETEDPLQHVQNFVKNHPGPVEFPEPANQQDKTQTPVTAQLNYNAPVNQSLLPEVHSVLPIDSALPESTTAPVPRPTTFSQKQDSIPEFLATNPMSNVPVANVSDSEQLDLLVKWLGAESSKHAISIRLSNADNPSRGLQRLWQRLDERYGTPEMVEASIKNKLAQFPKLTNKDNKRLYELSDILSEIEYYKENPKHRCLLAYFDSSSGIKPIVSKLPYGLQEKWVMRASRYKSQHDVAFPPFKEFTSFIREMSRIKNDPGLDLESNVTSSAKGTFPRSVPQFNTKINVRKTAVDQKPESSREEKNVCILHKTKHLLNECRGFRMKSIEERKKLLKENNVCYKCCESTTHISRNCNAKISCKECGSKQHATALHVTGGKLSKDIPQAAHGGEHAEMAETKTTSINSSCTEICKDYYGGKSCAKILPVKVFHKDSPDKVVRMYAIIDDQSNRSLASPDFFNLFNIWDKPENYTLSTCSGRVVTSGRRGRSFVMESIQGDTRLDLPTLIECDHIPNNRDEIPTPEVAMHYPHLMDIRDSIPPIDDNCQILLLIGRDLIEAHHVIDQRFGSQRAPYAQQLKLGWVIIGETCINKQHIPIELNIKLTNILPNGQPSMFEPCINKFDIKEYYSDPIKQDTHSSIFEKTKNDDKPAMSYEDKMFLKQMDNELVRDASGSWVAPLPFRVPRQSLPNNRQQALQRAILLDASLRRNPVKQEHFLTFMSKIFDYNHAELAPPLKDHEECWYLPLFGVYHPKKPDQIRGVFDSSAKCNGVSLNSVLLTGPNLTNDLLGVLIRFRKEMVAVTADIQHMFHCFLVREDHRNYLRFLWHKDNDIDNDLVEYRMRVHVFGNSTSPAVATLGLRKTAQASGKDFGNRVTQFVSRNFYVDDGLTSCTTKEEAINLIKDTQKALAMYGNLRLHKIASNSEEVMKAFPANDLASNLKDLDLEADSKPLQNSLGLSWDVNTDEFLFHLSSENKPITRRGILSTVNSIYDPLGFLAPIIIHGKLLLRKLVSETVDWDQPLSDETATEWISWRNTLQELEKLRIPRTYVPYLSETVSKELHVFSDASEKAIAAVAYLRTTDISGIPSLGFVLGKAKVAPTGGHTIPRLELCAAVLAIEIAQYITDNLDISIETVKYHTDSKVVLGYINNETRRFYTYVANRVERIRKFSDSSQWTYFPTHHNLADSATRSFEAHEIHNSEWLFGPKHLTLQQEEGSETKFQLVDPDSDNEVRINVDIKKTSATLAHNIGIDRFLHFSTWDSLV; this comes from the exons ATGGACCAGGAAGAACAGGACGCAAAAGGGGCGGACGGGGAGCAGAATCCTGAAACGATCAGGAGATCAGAGTTTGACATTAAGCTGTCGAATGAAATTCCAGGGGCTCAACCTGAGACCAGACATGCACGTAGTCTAACACAAAGAGGTCAGGAGGCTTACATTGAGAGGCGTGATAAATTCTGTCAGCAACTAGAGGACCTTTGGTCAGAGATACAACCCCAGTTAGAGGAGGTAAGAACACCACCTAATGACGTTCAGTTGTTGCTCGAGGCTCAGGAAAAACTCCTACAGTCCTACACTAAGCACCAAAGACTGGTAGATGAGTATGGAGCCTTTCTGAAAGGAATGAAGACGCTAAAAAGTATCAAGGACCTAAATGCATGTACATCTCTCACGGAAGTTCGTTCAGCAAAAGTGAACCTTGTAATTGCATTGCTCCACGATCACTTTCGCAACCTGACACAAGCACAATATACAAAGTCAAGATCATCAAAGAGCATCAGGACTTCAGAAAGTGGGTGCTCTAGAGGATCTGATTTGTCAAGTCTAGCACGGAGAAAGCGGGCCAAAGCAGAGGCCGCCAGGGTAAAAATTGCCTATGCAGAAAAACAAGCCATGATCTTTAAGCAAGAGGCTATGTTAGAAGAACAAgtcacacttagaaaattagaaCTTGAACAGGAAGCTGCTCATGCTGATCGGGAGAAGGCTGAACTGAAGGCCACCTTGAACCTTCTCGAGATTCAAAGAGAAGCTGCTGCTGCGGAGGCCGAAGCACGTGTCCTAGAATGTGACAACAGTCAGGCAGTAAGCCATCTTCCTGAGGAGACTGAAGACCCACTGCAACATGTACAAAACTTTGTTAAAAATCACCCTGGTCCAGTCGAGTTTCCAGAACCAGCTAACCAGCAAGACAAGACTCAGACCCCAGTAACAGCACAGCTTAACTACAACGCTCCTGTGAATCAGAGTCTGCTACCTGAGGTACATTCTGTCTTACCCATAGACTCAGCACTTCCAGAAAGTACAACTGCTCCTGTACCGAGACCTACTACTTTTAGTCAAAAACAGGATAGTATACCAGAGTTCCTTGCCACAAACCCGATGTCGAACGTTCCTGTGGCTAAT GTGTCGGACTCTGAACAGTTGGATCTTTTGGTCAAGTGGCTAGGAGCGGAGTCGTCAAAGCATGCCATAAGTATAAGATTGTCTAATGCAGACAACCCTAGCAGGGGCTTACAAAGACTGTGGCAGAGACTTGATGAGCGTTACGGCACCCCAGAAATGGTGGAAGCATCCATCAAGAACAAACTTGCTCAGTTTCCAAAACTCACAAATAAAGACAACAAACGCCTGTACGAGCTTTCTGATATTCTGTCTGAAATAGAATACTATAAGGAAAACCCAAAACACAGATGTTTGCTTGCCTACTTTGACTCTTCCTCCGGGATCAAACCTATCGTCAGTAAATTACCATACGGACTTCAGGAGAAGTGGGTGATGAGAGCTTCCAGGTATAAATCACAGCACGATGTTGCCTTTCCTCCCTTCAAGGAATTTACTTCCTTTATCAGAGAAATGAGTCGGATAAAGAACGACCCGGGACTCGACCTTGAGTCGAACGTTACATCATCAGCAAAGGGGACCTTTCCACGGAGTGTACCTCAGTTCAACACCAAGATAAACGTCCGTAAGACAGCTGTTGACCAAAAACCTGAAAGTTCTAGAGAAGAAAAGAATGTATGCATTCTTCACAAAACTAAACATCTATTGAATGAATGTCGTGGGTTCAGAATGAAGTCTATAGAAGAACGCAAAAAACTACTGAAGGAAAATAATGTATGCTACAAGTGCTGCGAATCAACCACACATATAAGCCGAAACTGCAATGCCAAGATATCTTGCAAGGAATGTGGAAGCAAACAGCATGCTACAGCACTACATGTTACTGGAGGGAAATTATCAAAGGACATTCCCCAAGCAGCTCACGGCGGGGAGCATGCTGAAATGGCTGAAACTAAGACAACTTCAATCAACTCTTCTTGCACAGAgatctgcaaggattattatggtGGTAAATCATGTGCAAAAATACTCCCAGTGAAGGTGTTCCACAAGGACAGTCCAGACAAGGTTGTGCGAATGTATGCCATTATTGATGACCAAAGTAATCGGTCTCTCGCCTCACCCGACTTCTTCAATCTATTCAACATATGGGACAAGCCAGAAAACTACACGCTATCGACATGCTCTGGCAGAGTAGTTACTTCAGGCAGAAGAGGGAGAAGCTTCGTCATGGAATCGATACAGGGTGACACGAGATTAGATCTGCCAACCTTAATAGAATGTGATCACATTCCCAACAATCGAGATGAAATTCCTACACCGGAAGTCGCAATGCATTATCCTCACTTGATGGATATCAGAGACAGCATCCCACCTATTGATGATAACTGTCAAATTCTACTGTTAATTGGAAGAGATCTTATAGAGGCACACCATGTGATTGATCAGCGCTTTGGTTCGCAAAGGGCTCCATATGCTCAGCAGCTAAAACTTGGATGGGTGATTATAGGAGAAACTTGTATCAACAAGCAACACATCCCAATTGAACTTAATATCAAATTAACCAACATCTTACCAAATGGACAGCCATCAATGTTTGAACCATGTATCAACAAGTTTGATATCAAAGAATACTACTCGGATCCCATAAAACAGGATACGCATTCGTCTATATTTGAGAAAACAAAGAATGACGACAAGCCAGCAATGTCTTATGAGGACAAAATGTTCCTAAAGCAAATGGACAATGAACTTGTGAGAGACGCCAGCGGAAGTTGGGTAGCACCGTTACCGTTCCGTGTACCACGCCAGTCTCTGCCAAACAACAGACAGCAAGCTCTTCAACGTGCCATACTATTAGATGCCAGTCTGCGAAGAAACCCGGTAAAACAGGAACACTTTCTCACATTCATGAGTAAGATTTTCGACTATAACCATGCAGAGCTTGCTCCACCACTCAAAGATCACGAAGAGTGCTGGTACTTACCATTATTTGGTGTCTACCATCCTAAGAAACCTGACCAGATCAGAGGTGTGTTTGATTCCTCTGCTAAATGTAATGGAGTATCGCTTAACAGTGTTTTATTGACTGGCCCAAACCTAACCAATGATCTTTTAGGAGTGCTTATACGTTTCCGCAAAGAAATGGTGGCAGTAACAGCTGATATCCAGCACATGTTTCACTGTTTCCTGGTAAGAGAAGACCACCGCAACTATCTGCGATTCCTGTGGCATAAAGATAATGATATTGACAATGACCTTGTTGAATACCGCATGAGAGTTCATGTGTTCGGAAATAGTACGTCACCAGCCGTTGCCACGCTCGGACTGAGGAAAACTGCTCAGGCGTCAGGAAAAGATTTCGGCAACCGGGTAACGCAATTTGTGTCAAGAAACTTCTATGTAGACGATGGCCTTACATCATGCACTACCAAAGAGGAAGCTATCAATCTCATAAAAGACACACAAAAGGCACTAGCCATGTATGGGAACCTAAGGCTTCACAAAATCGCATCAAATTCTGAGGAAGTCATGAAAGCCTTTCCAGCCAACGATCTGGCATCAAACCTGAAGGACCTAGACCTAGAGGCCGACAGTAAGCCTTTACAAAATAGTCTAGGATTAAGCTGGGATGTAAATACGGACGAGTTCTTGTTTCATTTGTCATCTGAAAATAAACCTATAACACGGAGAGGAATACTTTCGACGGTTAACAGCATCTATGATCCGCTCGGATTCCTAGCTCCAATCATAATACATGGTAAACTTTTACTCAGAAAGCTAGTTTCAGAGACTGTTGATTGGGACCAACCCCTCTCAGACGAAACAGCCACAGAGTGGATATCTTGGAGAAACACCTTGCAGGAACTTGAAAAGCTACGCATACCGCGTACTTATGTGCCTTACCTCAGTGAAACTGTCTCCAAGGAGCTTCATGTCTTCTCTGATGCATCCGAAAAAGCCATAGCAGCTGTTGCATACCTCCGTACAACCGACATCAGTGGTATACCCAGTTTGGGTTTTGTTCTCGGGAAAGCAAAGGTTGCACCGACTGGTGGCCATACCATTCCACGTCTGGAATTATGTGCAGCTGTGTTAGCTATAGAAATTGCACAGTACATTACAGATAACCTAGATATAAGCATAGAAACAGTCAAGTACCACACAGACAGTAAAGTTGTCTTAGGCTATATCAACAATGAAACCAGGAGATTCTATACTTACGTAGCAAACAGAGTGGAGCGTATCAGAAAATTCTCTGATTCTAGCCAGTGGACCTACTTCCCAACGCACCATAACCTAGCTGATTCAGCAACTAGATCCTTTGAAGCTCATGAAATTCACAATAGCGAATGGTTATTTGGACCAAAGCATCTTACTTTGCAACAGGAGGAAGGTTCTGAGACTAAGTTTCAGCTTGTCGATCCAGACAGTGACAACGAAGTTCGCATAAATGTGGACATAAAGAAGACAAGTGCTACACTTGCTCACAATATAGGAATAGACAGATTCTTACATTTCTCTACTTGGGACTCACTTGTATGA